A window of the Bacteroidales bacterium genome harbors these coding sequences:
- a CDS encoding DUF1648 domain-containing protein → MSDRVRFSTAAKILEVISWVALVALIVIPAIWYADLPEQIPTHYGFSGTPDHYSAKSALWMLPVIGVVMFLLFSGINLLLTARPSRYAKPKPEELSMLPKIIVLMQLFKVFLTATFAYIVIQTIRLAHGEAADLGAWFPPTFFGVIVILLPGFLVWSVKAGKKG, encoded by the coding sequence ATGAGCGACAGAGTTCGTTTTTCGACTGCGGCCAAAATACTCGAAGTTATCAGTTGGGTAGCGCTGGTTGCTCTGATAGTTATCCCGGCAATCTGGTACGCCGATCTGCCCGAACAAATTCCCACGCATTATGGCTTCAGCGGCACGCCCGACCACTACAGTGCTAAATCTGCACTTTGGATGTTGCCTGTCATTGGCGTAGTAATGTTTCTCCTGTTTTCAGGCATCAACTTGCTGCTAACCGCCCGTCCATCGCGATACGCTAAGCCAAAACCGGAGGAATTGAGCATGCTTCCCAAAATCATCGTGCTGATGCAACTGTTCAAAGTTTTCCTCACAGCGACTTTTGCCTACATCGTAATACAAACCATTCGGTTGGCCCATGGCGAGGCAGCAGATCTGGGCGCGTGGTTTCCTCCCACCTTTTTCGGAGTGATTGTTATACTCCTGCCAGGGTTTTTGGTGTGGAGTGTTAAAGCTGGAAAAAAGGGATAA